One window from the genome of Clostridiales bacterium encodes:
- the rfbA gene encoding glucose-1-phosphate thymidylyltransferase RfbA: MKGIILAGGSGTRLYPLTKVTSKQLLPVYDKPMVFYPLSTLMQAGIRDILIISTPTDLPNFEKLLGDGSQLGIKLSYCVQPSPDGLAQAFLLGEKFIGNDACAMVLGDNIFYGNHFDEYLKRATSNAEKGKATIFGYHVNDPQRFGIVEFDKNGKVLSVEEKPLKPKSNYCITGLYFYDKRVVEYAKKVKPSKRNELEITDLNRLYLEAGDLNVELLGSGFAWLDTGTMDSLLEASEFVQMMSTRQAITISAPEEVAFNNGWITKAQLLTAAEQYGKSPYGEHLKKVAEGNI, from the coding sequence ATGAAAGGTATAATACTTGCGGGCGGAAGCGGAACGCGCTTGTATCCGCTGACCAAGGTAACGAGCAAACAACTGCTGCCCGTATACGACAAACCGATGGTTTTCTATCCGCTGTCTACGCTTATGCAAGCGGGCATACGTGATATCCTTATAATATCCACGCCGACCGATTTGCCCAATTTCGAAAAATTGCTCGGCGACGGCAGCCAGCTCGGTATTAAGCTAAGCTACTGTGTTCAGCCTTCGCCTGACGGGCTTGCGCAAGCGTTTTTGCTCGGCGAAAAGTTTATAGGTAACGACGCGTGTGCCATGGTGCTCGGCGATAATATCTTCTACGGCAATCACTTTGACGAATATCTCAAACGCGCTACGTCGAATGCGGAGAAAGGAAAGGCGACGATTTTCGGCTACCACGTAAATGATCCGCAACGCTTCGGCATAGTTGAGTTCGATAAGAACGGCAAAGTTTTGTCGGTCGAGGAAAAGCCGCTAAAGCCGAAATCTAACTATTGCATAACGGGACTTTATTTCTACGACAAGCGCGTCGTCGAATACGCGAAAAAGGTCAAGCCGTCCAAACGCAACGAGCTGGAAATAACCGATCTCAATCGCTTGTATCTTGAAGCGGGCGATTTAAATGTGGAGCTTCTCGGCAGCGGCTTTGCGTGGCTGGATACGGGAACAATGGACAGCCTATTGGAAGCTTCCGAGTTTGTGCAAATGATGAGCACTAGGCAGGCGATAACAATATCCGCGCCTGAGGAAGTGGCGTTTAATAACGGCTGGATAACGAAAGCGCAGTTGCTGACCGCGGCAGAGCAATACGGCAAATCCCCGTACGGCGAGCATTTGAAAAAAGTTGCGGAGGGGAATATATAA
- the rfbC gene encoding dTDP-4-dehydrorhamnose 3,5-epimerase: MGQIKVQKNVGGIEGLYIIEPAVHGDSRGYFMETYNKRDMEEAGLNMNFVQDNQSMSVKGVLRGLHFQKQYPQGKLVRVIKGSVFDVAVDIRKGSKTYGKWFGVELTEENKKQFYVSEGFAHGFLVLSDTAEFCYKVTDFYHPNDEGGIAWNDPSIGIDWGVIGEYNGTADPSGYTLKDGSPIVMSDKDKAWDNLSVIK; the protein is encoded by the coding sequence ATGGGACAAATTAAAGTACAAAAGAATGTCGGCGGAATAGAGGGGCTTTATATTATAGAGCCTGCCGTTCACGGCGACAGTCGCGGATATTTCATGGAAACGTACAACAAGCGGGATATGGAAGAAGCGGGACTGAATATGAACTTCGTTCAGGACAATCAGTCTATGAGCGTGAAAGGCGTGCTTAGAGGTTTGCATTTTCAGAAACAATATCCTCAGGGCAAGCTTGTCAGAGTAATAAAAGGCAGCGTATTCGACGTTGCCGTAGATATTCGTAAGGGAAGTAAGACATACGGCAAATGGTTCGGTGTGGAGCTCACCGAGGAGAATAAAAAGCAGTTCTATGTAAGCGAGGGGTTTGCGCACGGCTTTTTGGTGCTCAGCGATACAGCGGAGTTCTGCTATAAGGTGACAGACTTCTATCATCCCAACGACGAGGGAGGTATTGCTTGGAACGATCCGTCTATCGGTATCGACTGGGGCGTAATCGGCGAATATAATGGCACTGCCGATCCGAGCGGATATACGCTAAAAGACGGTTCGCCGATCGTTATGAGCGATAAGGATAAAGCGTGGGATAATCTAAGTGTTATTAAATAA
- a CDS encoding 2-C-methyl-D-erythritol 4-phosphate cytidylyltransferase: MQGIANIAVIFAGGVGSRMRSRDIPKQFLVIHGKPIIIHTLEHFERCENIDAIVIACVKEYIDKMRFLVERYGITKVKDIVPGGATGQQSIYNGLVAAKKTATVDKAIVLIHDGVRPLINEKVISENIESVKNYGSCITAGIVKETIVEIDDGGNILNVPERKNSRVAKAPQSFYLNDILSAHEKAISENKFDFIDSCTMMKHYGHTLHMIDGPYENIKITTPDDYYTMRAILDVRENNQIYGDEE, encoded by the coding sequence ATGCAAGGAATAGCTAATATAGCCGTTATATTTGCCGGTGGCGTCGGTAGCAGAATGAGGAGTAGGGATATTCCCAAACAGTTTCTCGTCATTCACGGCAAGCCGATCATAATTCACACGCTCGAACATTTTGAGCGCTGCGAAAATATCGACGCAATAGTTATTGCTTGCGTTAAAGAGTATATAGATAAGATGCGCTTTCTTGTCGAGCGATACGGCATTACCAAGGTCAAAGACATAGTTCCCGGCGGCGCGACGGGACAGCAATCTATATACAACGGGCTTGTTGCCGCTAAAAAAACGGCAACCGTAGATAAAGCGATAGTTCTTATCCATGACGGTGTTCGTCCGCTTATAAACGAAAAGGTCATATCGGAAAATATCGAGAGCGTGAAAAATTACGGTTCGTGCATTACGGCGGGCATCGTTAAAGAAACGATCGTCGAGATAGACGACGGCGGCAATATACTCAACGTTCCCGAGCGTAAAAATTCGCGCGTGGCAAAAGCACCGCAATCCTTCTATCTAAACGATATATTATCGGCGCACGAAAAAGCGATATCGGAAAACAAGTTCGATTTTATCGATTCCTGTACGATGATGAAGCATTACGGTCATACGCTTCACATGATAGACGGACCGTACGAGAACATAAAAATCACCACGCCCGACGATTATTATACCATGCGCGCTATACTCGACGTGCGCGAAAACAATCAGATCTACGGCGACGAGGAATGA
- a CDS encoding MBOAT family protein — protein MSFNSVSFLIFLPVVVILYWVLPHRFRWIMLLVASYLFYMSWNPWLIFLIVFTTAVSYVAGLLIEKYDNKKAKKACLVITLICCLGTLFFFKYFTFATNLFISVVNVFGGNWAEFTFSLILPVGISFYTFQTLSYVIDVYRGRIKAERHLGYYALFVTYFPQLVAGPIERPENLIPQLKAKNKFKSEDLADGFRIAIVGFFKKVVIADGVAIFVNAVYNNPAQSNGLTVIIATVLFAIQIYCDFSGYTEIAIGVARMMGVRLSDNFNQPYLATSIKDFWRRWHISLTTWFTDYVYIPLGGNRCKPYRWAINVMIVFLLSGLWHGAALTFIVWGGIHGVYQIVGKAKNAGLKKLEQKHGFKIADNAATVFLRRTITFALVCFAWIFFRGNSLSDCGILISKIFTDWSGSMSALSSIGFTASTAIEIMLMCAILALSQRITKFETKQYINSNGTNAVFARSILYVCMIIAIALAWIALVSGGGESAFIYFQF, from the coding sequence GTGAGTTTTAATTCGGTTTCTTTTCTTATTTTTCTGCCCGTTGTAGTTATTTTATACTGGGTATTGCCGCATAGATTTCGTTGGATAATGCTGCTCGTAGCAAGTTATCTATTCTACATGAGTTGGAATCCGTGGCTCATATTCCTTATCGTATTTACAACGGCTGTTTCTTACGTGGCCGGTTTGTTGATAGAAAAATATGATAACAAAAAGGCAAAAAAGGCTTGTCTTGTAATAACGCTTATTTGTTGTTTGGGAACGTTATTCTTCTTTAAGTATTTCACTTTTGCAACAAATCTGTTTATCAGCGTTGTCAACGTATTCGGCGGAAACTGGGCGGAATTTACGTTCAGTTTGATACTTCCCGTCGGCATATCGTTTTACACTTTTCAAACGCTCTCGTACGTTATAGATGTTTACCGCGGTCGTATTAAAGCGGAACGGCATTTAGGCTACTATGCCCTGTTTGTAACTTATTTCCCGCAACTCGTTGCAGGTCCGATAGAACGGCCCGAAAATCTTATTCCTCAGCTAAAAGCGAAGAACAAGTTTAAATCCGAAGATCTTGCCGACGGGTTCAGAATTGCGATAGTAGGTTTTTTTAAAAAGGTGGTCATTGCAGACGGGGTGGCAATATTCGTAAACGCGGTATATAATAATCCCGCACAATCAAACGGATTAACGGTTATTATCGCTACGGTTTTGTTTGCTATACAAATATATTGCGATTTTTCGGGTTATACGGAAATTGCGATCGGGGTTGCCCGAATGATGGGTGTGCGGTTAAGCGATAATTTCAATCAACCCTATTTAGCGACGAGCATAAAAGATTTCTGGCGTAGGTGGCATATCTCGTTAACAACTTGGTTCACCGATTACGTTTATATTCCTCTAGGCGGCAACCGTTGCAAGCCCTATCGCTGGGCTATCAACGTTATGATAGTTTTTCTATTGAGCGGCTTGTGGCACGGCGCGGCGCTGACATTTATTGTGTGGGGCGGTATACACGGCGTTTACCAAATTGTCGGTAAGGCAAAAAATGCCGGATTAAAAAAGTTGGAACAGAAACACGGGTTCAAAATTGCCGACAATGCCGCGACTGTATTTTTGCGGCGCACGATAACTTTTGCGCTCGTTTGTTTTGCTTGGATATTTTTCAGGGGGAATTCTCTTTCGGATTGCGGAATACTTATTTCGAAAATATTCACCGATTGGTCGGGAAGTATGAGCGCGCTCTCGTCCATAGGCTTTACCGCGTCGACGGCTATAGAGATCATGCTAATGTGCGCGATTTTGGCGTTATCGCAGCGTATAACAAAATTCGAAACTAAGCAATATATAAACTCAAATGGGACAAATGCCGTTTTTGCGCGAAGCATATTATACGTTTGTATGATTATCGCAATAGCTTTGGCGTGGATCGCGCTCGTATCGGGCGGCGGAGAAAGCGCATTTATTTATTTCCAGTTTTAA
- a CDS encoding NAD(P)-dependent oxidoreductase, translated as MDYSQLNGKNVFITGATGLIGQALVRKLVLQNANVIALVRDEARAKEIFSDLPQTKIRYFVCDMCHLQAENIGADYVIHCASFTSSKDFAERPADVISKNIRGTERALDFAVNNNVKSFVYLSTMEVYGCPTTDDKISEDSPTNLNAMSVRSCYPESKRLCECLCAAYSKQYDLPAKVIRLTQTFGEGVRYDDGRVFAEFARCAIENRNIILKTKGETKRNYLYIDDAVSAILAVLLYGESGEAYNAANEDTYCSIYEMARLVAEKCSNGIKVEIKEEDVTKFGYAPTLHMNLSCKKLNALGWTAKVGLKEMFDNTIAYMRKSKGL; from the coding sequence ATGGATTACTCTCAACTCAACGGAAAAAATGTTTTTATCACGGGCGCGACGGGGCTTATAGGACAAGCGCTGGTAAGAAAGCTTGTTTTGCAAAACGCAAACGTTATAGCTCTCGTGCGCGACGAAGCAAGAGCGAAAGAAATATTTTCGGATTTGCCGCAAACGAAAATTCGCTATTTTGTTTGTGACATGTGCCACCTGCAAGCGGAGAATATTGGCGCGGATTACGTTATACACTGCGCGTCCTTTACTTCAAGCAAAGATTTTGCGGAACGCCCCGCCGACGTAATATCGAAAAACATTCGAGGAACAGAGCGTGCCCTTGACTTTGCGGTAAACAACAACGTAAAAAGCTTCGTGTATTTATCCACAATGGAAGTGTACGGCTGCCCAACTACAGATGACAAAATCTCTGAAGACAGCCCTACAAACTTGAATGCGATGAGCGTTCGGTCTTGCTATCCCGAGAGCAAAAGACTATGCGAATGCTTGTGCGCGGCGTATTCTAAACAATACGATCTACCCGCAAAAGTGATAAGACTTACTCAGACTTTCGGTGAAGGGGTTAGGTATGACGACGGCAGGGTGTTCGCCGAATTTGCAAGATGCGCAATAGAGAATAGGAACATTATACTCAAAACCAAAGGCGAAACTAAACGCAATTATCTTTATATCGACGATGCGGTTAGCGCTATTCTTGCCGTGCTACTGTACGGAGAAAGCGGCGAGGCGTATAATGCCGCGAATGAAGATACGTATTGCAGCATTTATGAAATGGCTCGGCTCGTCGCCGAAAAATGCTCGAACGGAATAAAAGTCGAAATAAAAGAAGAAGACGTAACGAAGTTCGGTTATGCTCCCACGTTGCACATGAATTTATCGTGCAAAAAGCTGAATGCGCTCGGTTGGACGGCTAAGGTCGGGCTGAAAGAGATGTTCGATAATACCATAGCATATATGCGAAAAAGCAAGGGGCTTTAA
- the rfbB gene encoding dTDP-glucose 4,6-dehydratase translates to MKKTIIVTGGAGFIGSNFVFHMLNKYPNYRIVCLDKLTYAGNLSTLKSVLDNKNFRFVKEDICDRAAVYKLFEEEKPNIVVNFAAESHVDRSIENPDVFLQTNIMGTATLMDACRKYGIERYHQVSTDEVYGDLPLDRPDLFFTENTPIHTSSPYSSSKASADLLVLAYNRTYGLPVSISRCSNNYGPYHFPEKLIPLMIANALNDKPLPVYGKGENVRDWLYVEDHCKAIDLIIHKGRVGEVYNVGGHNEMRNIDIVKLICKELGKPESLITYVTDRKGHDLRYAIDPTKIHDELGWLPETKFADGIKKTIKWYLDNREWWETIISGEYKNYYEKMYGNR, encoded by the coding sequence ATGAAGAAAACTATAATCGTTACGGGCGGCGCCGGCTTTATCGGCAGTAACTTCGTATTCCATATGCTCAATAAATATCCAAACTACCGCATAGTGTGTTTGGACAAGCTGACCTATGCAGGTAATCTTTCCACGCTTAAAAGCGTTTTGGATAATAAAAACTTCCGTTTCGTTAAAGAAGATATTTGCGACCGCGCGGCGGTATACAAGCTTTTCGAAGAGGAAAAGCCGAATATCGTTGTTAATTTCGCCGCCGAAAGCCACGTGGACAGAAGCATAGAAAATCCCGACGTGTTCCTGCAAACGAATATAATGGGTACGGCAACGCTCATGGACGCGTGCCGTAAGTACGGTATAGAGCGTTACCACCAGGTATCGACGGACGAGGTTTACGGCGATTTACCTCTCGACCGTCCCGATTTGTTCTTTACCGAAAACACGCCTATTCACACGAGCAGTCCGTATTCGTCGAGCAAGGCGAGCGCGGATCTACTCGTGCTTGCGTATAACAGAACGTACGGCTTGCCCGTAAGCATAAGCAGATGCTCCAACAATTACGGACCGTACCACTTCCCCGAAAAGCTTATTCCGCTTATGATAGCCAACGCGCTTAACGATAAGCCGTTGCCCGTGTACGGCAAGGGCGAGAACGTTCGCGATTGGTTATATGTGGAAGACCACTGTAAGGCGATTGATTTGATTATCCATAAAGGCAGAGTGGGGGAAGTATACAACGTAGGCGGGCATAACGAAATGCGAAATATTGATATCGTTAAGCTTATATGTAAAGAGCTCGGCAAGCCCGAAAGCCTTATAACCTACGTAACCGACCGCAAGGGGCACGATTTGCGTTACGCGATCGATCCGACAAAGATACACGACGAGCTCGGCTGGTTGCCTGAAACCAAGTTCGCGGACGGCATTAAAAAGACGATAAAGTGGTATCTAGATAACCGTGAATGGTGGGAAACGATAATAAGCGGCGAGTATAAAAATTACTACGAAAAAATGTACGGAAACAGATAA
- a CDS encoding oligosaccharide repeat unit polymerase, whose amino-acid sequence MAFLMLAILIILLCVSYFAGKRNLLSPWFLLCLAVFLPYIIILCNWENWNVQISGIFVLYVTTALLAFGCGMLIITKLFRKTTAKYPENSVVTVKKSELYGTNPSRKRYPTNSLLLISLVCTVLYVLKLVMDVGLSSSLSTMLRNIYNNVVNNNYSPGFVFNQMREIITAIAYISLFRFLQELFSNKPYKTFIRLAVPILLFIVLAIMSSDRNIFLRFAIYAICMYVVFFQHKSKNMRYANKQIVFRVIILLMIVVVIFFLMGKAKQYSSDFTRAISIYGGSGLYNFNLWLQKFDGELYYGASTFSTFINLLNTLLSPFGAQIQGVADIARFDEMIIFTSPNGYVYVSNIYSAMYPYVQDFGYFGVIIFPFAIGAFYGFLFERAKKRNNAFSWLIYCLLIYPIVFFAIAEQLIRRFHLGFVYEIVWCAIIYYFACGRGRISKKRIVSLPKGECCKCKE is encoded by the coding sequence ATGGCTTTTTTGATGCTTGCTATTTTGATAATACTTCTGTGCGTATCGTACTTTGCAGGCAAACGGAACTTATTGTCTCCGTGGTTTTTATTATGTCTTGCCGTATTTTTACCGTATATTATTATTCTGTGCAACTGGGAAAACTGGAACGTGCAAATCAGCGGAATTTTTGTGTTATACGTAACTACCGCGCTGTTGGCTTTCGGTTGCGGTATGCTTATTATTACTAAGCTCTTTCGCAAGACTACCGCAAAATACCCGGAGAATTCGGTCGTTACGGTTAAAAAAAGCGAGCTATACGGAACAAATCCGAGCAGAAAGAGATATCCCACTAACTCCTTGTTGTTGATTTCGCTGGTATGTACGGTTTTGTACGTTTTAAAATTAGTGATGGACGTAGGCTTGTCGTCGTCGTTAAGCACTATGCTTCGCAATATCTACAATAATGTTGTAAACAACAATTATTCACCCGGATTTGTTTTCAATCAAATGCGGGAAATCATTACGGCAATCGCATATATCAGTTTATTTCGCTTTTTGCAAGAGCTGTTCTCAAACAAGCCGTACAAAACATTTATTAGATTAGCAGTGCCTATTTTACTCTTTATTGTTCTTGCGATCATGTCGTCCGACAGAAATATATTTTTGAGATTTGCCATTTACGCAATTTGCATGTACGTAGTATTTTTTCAACACAAAAGTAAGAATATGCGGTATGCAAATAAACAAATTGTATTTCGCGTCATCATCTTGCTCATGATAGTTGTGGTAATATTCTTCCTTATGGGGAAGGCTAAGCAGTACTCGTCCGACTTTACGCGCGCAATCAGTATATACGGCGGTTCGGGTCTGTATAATTTTAATCTATGGTTGCAAAAATTCGACGGGGAGCTGTATTACGGTGCATCGACGTTCAGCACGTTTATCAATCTTTTAAATACGCTTCTAAGTCCGTTTGGGGCTCAAATTCAAGGGGTGGCGGATATAGCAAGATTTGACGAGATGATAATATTTACGTCGCCAAACGGCTATGTCTACGTATCAAACATATATTCGGCAATGTATCCGTACGTACAGGACTTTGGATATTTCGGCGTGATAATTTTTCCGTTTGCGATCGGGGCTTTTTACGGTTTTCTTTTTGAGCGCGCAAAAAAACGTAACAATGCGTTCTCTTGGCTCATTTATTGTCTTCTTATTTATCCCATCGTTTTCTTCGCGATTGCGGAGCAGCTAATTCGCAGATTTCATCTTGGCTTTGTATACGAAATCGTTTGGTGCGCAATCATATATTATTTTGCTTGCGGTCGCGGGCGTATAAGTAAAAAAAGGATTGTCTCATTGCCGAAAGGAGAGTGCTGTAAATGCAAGGAATAG
- the rfbD gene encoding dTDP-4-dehydrorhamnose reductase, producing MKVLVTGVKGQLGYDVVKELENRGHTAVGVDVDEMDITDPKQVESVIGEVKPHAVIHCAAWTAVDKAEQFPEKVYDVNALGAKYIAEQCKHINAKMAFISTDYVFEGVGNDPYKVDDERKGLSVYGKTKIQGEDFVTEILDEHFIVRITWAFGVNGGNFVKTMLRLADSGKTELNVVNDQIGSPTYTKDLARLLVDMVETEKYGVYHATNDGFCSCYEFACEIFKQAGKTVKVNPVTTEEYLKMVPQQAKRPLNSRLDKSKLAENGFKPLPTWQNAVKRYLQEIKG from the coding sequence ATGAAAGTTTTGGTAACGGGTGTAAAAGGACAGCTCGGCTACGACGTCGTTAAAGAGCTTGAAAACCGCGGGCATACCGCGGTAGGCGTGGACGTCGACGAGATGGATATTACCGATCCGAAACAGGTCGAAAGCGTTATCGGAGAGGTAAAGCCTCATGCGGTTATTCACTGTGCCGCATGGACGGCTGTGGACAAGGCGGAACAGTTTCCCGAAAAGGTGTACGATGTCAACGCGCTCGGCGCAAAATATATTGCAGAGCAGTGTAAGCATATCAATGCGAAAATGGCGTTCATATCCACCGATTACGTTTTCGAGGGCGTGGGTAACGATCCGTACAAGGTAGACGACGAGCGAAAAGGTTTATCGGTATACGGAAAGACGAAAATTCAGGGTGAAGATTTCGTTACCGAAATACTCGACGAGCATTTTATCGTCCGCATAACTTGGGCGTTCGGAGTAAACGGCGGCAATTTTGTAAAGACTATGCTTAGGTTGGCGGATAGCGGTAAGACCGAGCTTAACGTTGTAAACGATCAGATCGGGTCGCCGACTTATACCAAGGATTTGGCACGACTGCTCGTAGATATGGTCGAAACCGAAAAATACGGAGTTTATCACGCGACGAACGACGGATTTTGCAGTTGCTACGAATTCGCGTGCGAGATATTCAAGCAAGCGGGAAAGACCGTAAAAGTCAATCCCGTCACGACGGAAGAATATTTGAAAATGGTTCCGCAGCAAGCCAAGCGGCCGCTCAATTCACGGCTTGATAAAAGCAAGCTTGCAGAAAACGGGTTTAAACCGTTACCGACTTGGCAGAATGCCGTTAAGAGATATTTACAGGAGATCAAAGGATAA
- a CDS encoding leucine-rich repeat domain-containing protein, whose protein sequence is MTFCAAFFCACSQAAPDYEHNGKVSVTVLNGEHYSVKGGNKHEIDRGGEVTFDIELERGYAIAGVFGDDKNCEYTDDISFNQTLTVSNVNYNVTVRLLTKQLSTNEFNIVYDENFGSIKLTSALGEAHKGEYYSTDIVDLTAIAKDGYRFICWSIGDYIANGGELYSYFAGFDNFDFKTYSTVYANFKSVRDMRNTIIYDFVNGSELVQDCATLIAHHPRANTMTAVELREQGVDCDSKLLAGWLSEDGDYVGLGSRVAVNDERYIKLDAIWKNYASVNDFAVDESGNRITEFKGVPDKNGEVVVPREINGKTISSIASEAFKGCGLSALYLPDSIETIEDNAFLDCIYLTEIYMSDNIVNITDAAFKGCKNLTTLHLNAFHKPRFNYQEIGQKTDLYDLLEKNADNGKRKIVVLGGSSVRYGYSTYKIREMFSEVYDGEFDVYNMGWNAGFCSLAQFEVINKSLREGDVFIHAPELYGGQLLGDVAVSPLTGEQAAVLTGDYSLIYRIVETNYDFLSYLTVSNYANVFSMLATFNKNRLIPPYPPREYTEYFKGFVDDDSFGIRSTTEMVEAEGGENKAYSGKSSFENLDYYKDCWNRLNAYIYSRIADGVNVFVAFSPINVCNLELTYDTTDSMIAAADNYTQLVKTVLADSNVTLIGEQKDSIYAGEHFVGHDFHLGAPFRDTHTENIISKLIQALRDSSLL, encoded by the coding sequence GTGACCTTCTGTGCCGCGTTTTTCTGTGCGTGTTCGCAGGCCGCGCCCGATTACGAGCATAACGGGAAGGTCAGCGTAACCGTTTTGAACGGCGAGCATTATTCTGTCAAAGGCGGGAATAAACATGAAATCGACCGAGGCGGCGAAGTTACGTTCGATATAGAATTGGAGCGCGGCTATGCAATAGCCGGTGTTTTCGGCGACGATAAAAACTGTGAATATACCGATGACATTAGTTTTAATCAAACGTTAACGGTATCAAACGTTAATTACAACGTAACGGTAAGGTTACTGACAAAGCAATTATCGACTAACGAGTTTAATATAGTATACGATGAAAACTTCGGAAGCATTAAGCTTACATCCGCATTAGGAGAAGCTCACAAGGGAGAGTACTACTCTACGGATATTGTCGATTTAACGGCTATCGCAAAAGACGGTTATAGATTTATTTGTTGGAGTATCGGAGATTATATTGCTAACGGAGGGGAGCTTTACAGTTATTTCGCCGGCTTTGATAATTTTGATTTCAAAACGTATTCGACCGTTTATGCAAATTTCAAAAGCGTACGCGATATGCGCAATACGATAATATACGATTTTGTTAACGGTAGCGAACTCGTACAAGATTGTGCAACGCTTATAGCGCATCATCCCCGTGCAAATACCATGACGGCAGTCGAGCTTCGCGAGCAAGGAGTAGATTGCGATAGTAAATTGCTTGCGGGATGGCTTAGCGAGGACGGTGATTATGTTGGGCTTGGCAGTCGGGTCGCAGTGAACGACGAGCGTTATATCAAGCTCGACGCTATCTGGAAAAATTATGCTTCGGTAAACGATTTCGCAGTTGATGAGAGTGGAAATCGGATAACCGAATTTAAAGGCGTCCCCGATAAAAACGGAGAGGTCGTTGTTCCGCGTGAAATCAACGGAAAAACAATATCGTCGATTGCCTCGGAGGCTTTTAAGGGATGCGGGCTTTCAGCGTTGTATTTGCCCGACTCAATCGAAACAATCGAAGACAACGCATTTCTCGATTGCATTTATTTGACCGAAATTTATATGTCGGATAATATAGTCAATATTACCGACGCCGCATTTAAAGGTTGCAAAAATTTAACTACGCTGCACTTAAACGCATTTCATAAACCGCGGTTTAATTATCAAGAGATAGGACAGAAAACCGATTTGTACGATCTGTTGGAAAAAAATGCGGATAACGGTAAAAGAAAAATCGTAGTGCTTGGTGGTTCGAGCGTCAGATATGGGTACAGCACTTATAAAATTCGAGAAATGTTTTCGGAAGTTTACGACGGTGAATTTGATGTATACAATATGGGCTGGAACGCCGGGTTTTGCTCTTTGGCGCAGTTTGAGGTGATAAACAAATCCTTGCGAGAGGGCGACGTTTTTATTCATGCGCCTGAGTTGTATGGCGGACAGCTGTTGGGCGATGTTGCAGTTTCACCTTTGACGGGGGAGCAAGCAGCGGTTCTTACCGGTGATTATTCTTTGATTTACAGAATTGTCGAAACGAACTACGATTTCTTGTCGTATTTGACTGTCAGTAATTATGCTAATGTTTTTTCTATGCTCGCTACGTTTAATAAAAACAGATTGATACCGCCTTACCCGCCGCGTGAATACACCGAGTATTTTAAGGGCTTTGTTGACGACGATAGTTTTGGGATTCGTTCTACTACCGAGATGGTTGAAGCGGAAGGCGGTGAAAATAAGGCGTACAGCGGTAAAAGCAGTTTTGAAAATTTAGATTATTATAAAGATTGCTGGAATCGGTTGAATGCGTACATTTACAGCCGTATTGCAGACGGTGTAAACGTGTTTGTTGCGTTCTCGCCTATAAATGTTTGTAATTTGGAACTGACATACGATACGACCGATAGTATGATCGCGGCAGCGGATAACTATACTCAATTAGTTAAGACGGTCCTTGCCGATTCAAACGTGACGCTGATAGGCGAGCAGAAAGACTCGATCTATGCGGGAGAGCATTTTGTCGGACACGATTTCCATTTGGGTGCTCCGTTCAGAGATACTCATACGGAAAATATAATAAGCAAGCTGATCCAGGCGCTTAGGGACTCGTCGTTGTTGTAA